In the Streptomyces formicae genome, one interval contains:
- a CDS encoding S8 family serine peptidase — MTRAPARRRAGLAAATGLVFALLPAGQSATAEPGPDGSAPQATRTPRAAETVTLITGDKVTVHRLPGGKRSVTVERPAGASGAVRSRISGGHITVVPDEALPRLRSGTLDERLFDVTELIRQGFAGPGAKALPLIVTYDKGASRAARVLPPGAEKVRSLPSVDGAAVSAERPGALWRSVRDKASGIDKVWLDGRVEADMARSNEQIGTPEAWEAGLTGKGVKVAVLDTGVDTGHPDLKGRVSETKSFIPGEEVADRNGHGTHVTSTVGGSGAASDGGKEKGVAPGATLAVGKVLSDEGFGSESEIIAGMEWAAKDIDAKVVSMSLGSSEASDGTDPMAAAVNSLTKETGALFVIAAGNTGAPSSIGSPGAADSALTIGAVDSGDTAAYFTSQGPRVGDHALKPDLSAPGVDILAARSQLVEGDGFYTEMSGTSMATPHVAGVAALLAEKHPDWTSARLKDALMSTSEQLDASPYEVGAGRVSVPDAVGSKVTASGSVDFGFYGWPYDANKPVTKTLTYANSSDEPVELSLAAQGAADGVVHLADATLTVPAHGTASTSVTGDGAEAAVGNTSGRVVASAGGKEVAHTAFGLVKEEERYTLTVHVKDRDGAATAADLVVQQLVKDTDPFPAAVGDSGTLELRLKPGTYALSSFLDVRGGNGKDSLGLGFLADPQVELDRNREITLDGRKLRQIKADVDRRTETRQLLMEYDRKAGGAELQGAVQVPVKYDSVFAAPTAKVTEGSFEYRTVWRLGKPLVDVKGVGDAVAQPGGTIAEGRHRWTLVDAGDGTPAAYEGKDVRGKAVVVRRTAGVTPARLGQAAQDAGAAALFVTDDQPGRLNAWFGTDDNADRPLQIATVDAADGAGLIAAAGSGRKVESTGTPNTPYVYDLSEGHEGAVPKDLVYRPSKRELAVVDSTFHAVKPAAGGEYRYSLTDTFPIGIGFQEKIDYPTERTEYVSTGAGQKWHESVSTGPGALEERSGLVTYRGGRHTELNWFKPVLHPWLGTGLGWGQTRTGNNLEFNVPGWGDSGPDHTGFGDVWNEDSMTQNSEVFVDGVSADRRKSSAVYVWDADAAERTYKVVTDTTLDPQRWVLGTKGHAEWTFRSKETAADKKTFLPLLNLGFDVDTSLSGEVRGGRTVPVGIFAEYVKGAGGAGVIGGGELSVSYDEGTSWTAVSLDRDGKKAAWEGKLKVPGNATSVSLRASASDDRGGSVSQEVIRAVGVK; from the coding sequence ATGACCAGAGCCCCCGCCCGGCGAAGAGCCGGGCTCGCGGCCGCCACCGGTCTCGTGTTCGCCCTGCTTCCTGCCGGGCAGAGCGCCACCGCCGAGCCCGGCCCCGACGGTTCCGCGCCCCAGGCCACCCGCACCCCACGCGCCGCCGAGACCGTCACCCTGATCACCGGGGACAAGGTCACCGTCCACCGCCTTCCCGGCGGCAAGCGGTCCGTCACCGTCGAGCGGCCCGCGGGGGCGAGCGGGGCCGTGCGCAGCCGGATATCGGGCGGGCACATCACCGTCGTGCCGGACGAGGCGCTGCCCCGGCTGCGTTCCGGCACCCTGGACGAGCGTCTGTTCGACGTGACGGAGCTGATCAGGCAGGGCTTCGCCGGGCCCGGCGCCAAGGCCCTGCCCCTCATCGTCACGTACGACAAGGGCGCGAGCCGGGCCGCGCGCGTCCTGCCGCCCGGCGCGGAGAAGGTGCGCTCGCTGCCCAGCGTGGACGGCGCGGCCGTCAGCGCCGAGCGGCCAGGCGCGCTCTGGCGGTCCGTGCGCGACAAGGCGTCCGGCATCGACAAGGTCTGGCTCGACGGACGCGTCGAGGCCGACATGGCGCGGAGCAACGAGCAGATCGGCACCCCCGAGGCGTGGGAGGCCGGGCTCACCGGGAAGGGCGTGAAGGTCGCCGTCCTGGACACGGGCGTCGACACCGGGCACCCGGACCTCAAGGGCCGGGTCAGTGAGACCAAGAGCTTCATCCCCGGCGAGGAGGTCGCCGACCGCAACGGCCACGGCACCCACGTCACCTCGACCGTGGGCGGCAGCGGCGCCGCGTCCGACGGCGGCAAGGAGAAGGGCGTGGCACCCGGCGCGACGCTCGCCGTCGGCAAGGTGCTCAGCGACGAGGGCTTCGGCAGCGAGTCGGAGATCATCGCTGGCATGGAGTGGGCCGCCAAGGACATCGATGCCAAGGTCGTGTCGATGAGCCTCGGCTCCTCGGAGGCCAGCGACGGCACCGACCCGATGGCCGCCGCGGTGAACTCCCTGACCAAGGAGACCGGCGCCCTCTTCGTCATCGCTGCGGGGAACACCGGCGCGCCCTCCTCCATCGGCTCGCCCGGCGCCGCCGACTCCGCGCTGACCATCGGCGCCGTCGACTCCGGCGACACGGCCGCGTACTTCACCAGTCAGGGGCCGCGCGTCGGTGACCACGCGCTCAAGCCCGACCTGTCGGCGCCCGGCGTCGACATCCTGGCCGCGCGCTCGCAACTGGTCGAGGGCGACGGCTTCTACACCGAGATGAGCGGTACGTCGATGGCGACTCCGCACGTCGCGGGCGTGGCCGCGCTGCTCGCCGAGAAGCATCCGGACTGGACGTCCGCGCGGCTCAAGGACGCGCTGATGTCCACCTCCGAGCAACTCGACGCTTCCCCGTACGAGGTGGGCGCGGGCCGCGTCAGCGTGCCGGACGCCGTCGGCTCGAAGGTCACCGCGAGCGGCAGCGTCGACTTCGGCTTCTACGGCTGGCCGTACGACGCCAACAAGCCCGTCACCAAGACCCTGACGTACGCCAACTCATCCGATGAGCCCGTGGAGTTGAGCCTCGCCGCGCAGGGAGCGGCGGACGGTGTCGTCCACCTCGCCGACGCCACACTCACCGTCCCCGCGCACGGCACCGCGTCGACCTCCGTCACCGGTGACGGAGCCGAGGCGGCCGTGGGCAACACCAGCGGCCGCGTGGTCGCGAGCGCGGGCGGCAAGGAGGTCGCCCACACCGCGTTCGGCCTGGTCAAGGAGGAGGAGCGGTACACGCTCACCGTCCACGTCAAGGACCGCGACGGCGCGGCGACCGCCGCCGACCTGGTGGTGCAGCAGCTCGTCAAGGACACCGACCCCTTCCCGGCGGCCGTCGGCGACTCCGGCACGCTGGAGCTGCGCCTGAAGCCGGGAACGTACGCGCTCTCCTCCTTCCTCGACGTGCGCGGCGGCAACGGCAAGGACTCCCTCGGCCTCGGCTTCCTCGCCGACCCGCAGGTCGAGCTCGACCGGAATCGTGAGATCACCCTGGACGGGCGGAAGTTGAGGCAGATCAAGGCCGACGTCGACCGCCGCACCGAGACCCGTCAGCTCCTCATGGAGTACGACAGGAAGGCCGGCGGCGCCGAGCTCCAGGGCGCCGTGCAGGTGCCCGTGAAGTACGACAGCGTCTTCGCGGCGCCGACCGCGAAGGTCACCGAGGGCAGCTTCGAGTACCGCACGGTCTGGCGCCTCGGCAAGCCGCTCGTGGACGTGAAGGGCGTCGGGGACGCCGTCGCCCAGCCCGGCGGGACGATCGCCGAGGGCCGCCACCGCTGGACCTTGGTGGACGCCGGTGACGGCACCCCCGCCGCATACGAGGGCAAGGACGTGCGCGGCAAGGCGGTCGTCGTCCGGCGTACGGCGGGAGTCACCCCCGCGCGGCTCGGCCAGGCGGCCCAGGACGCGGGCGCCGCCGCCCTGTTCGTGACGGACGATCAGCCGGGGCGACTGAACGCCTGGTTCGGCACGGACGACAACGCCGACCGGCCGCTCCAGATCGCCACGGTCGACGCGGCGGACGGGGCCGGGCTCATCGCCGCCGCCGGTTCCGGCCGCAAGGTCGAGAGCACCGGCACACCCAACACGCCCTATGTGTACGACCTGTCCGAGGGGCACGAGGGCGCCGTGCCGAAGGACCTCGTCTACCGCCCCTCCAAGCGTGAACTGGCCGTGGTGGACAGCACGTTCCACGCGGTGAAGCCCGCTGCGGGCGGTGAGTACCGGTACTCCCTCACCGATACCTTCCCGATCGGCATCGGCTTCCAGGAGAAGATCGACTACCCGACCGAGCGGACCGAGTACGTCTCCACGGGCGCGGGGCAGAAGTGGCACGAATCCGTGTCCACCGGGCCCGGCGCCCTGGAGGAGCGCAGCGGGCTCGTCACCTACCGGGGCGGCAGGCACACCGAACTGAACTGGTTCAAGCCCGTGCTGCACCCGTGGCTCGGCACGGGCCTCGGCTGGGGCCAGACGCGCACCGGCAACAACCTGGAGTTCAACGTCCCGGGCTGGGGCGACTCCGGGCCCGACCACACCGGCTTCGGCGACGTGTGGAACGAGGACTCCATGACGCAGAACAGCGAGGTCTTCGTGGACGGCGTGAGCGCCGACCGGCGCAAGAGCTCGGCCGTCTACGTGTGGGACGCGGATGCCGCCGAGCGGACGTACAAGGTCGTGACGGATACGACGCTCGATCCGCAGCGGTGGGTCCTCGGCACGAAGGGGCACGCCGAGTGGACGTTCAGGTCGAAGGAGACGGCGGCGGACAAGAAGACGTTCCTGCCGCTGCTGAACCTCGGGTTCGACGTGGACACGAGCCTCTCGGGCGAGGTGCGGGGCGGGCGGACCGTGCCGGTCGGGATCTTCGCCGAGTACGTCAAGGGGGCGGGGGGCGCCGGGGTCATCGGGGGCGGGGAGTTGTCCGTCTCGTACGACGAGGGCACGTCCTGGACGGCCGTCTCTCTGGACCGGGACGGCAAGAAGGCCGCCTGGGAAGGCAAGTTGAAGGTTCCCGGTAACGCTACGTCCGTGTCGTTGCGAGCCTCCGCTAGCGACGACCGGGGCGGCTCCGTGTCTCAGGAGGTCATCCGGGCGGTGGGGGTGAAGTAG
- a CDS encoding ABC transporter permease, with the protein MIPNRSRSRTRTPLTLAVPALLAVAFLLMPLVGILARTEWGRLGTHLTTPGVTQALKLSLVVSFWALGLSLLLGVPLAWLLARVDFRGKALVRSLVLLPMVLPPTVGGVALLLGFGRRGLLGPWLENTFGIVLPFHTSGAVVAATFVAMPFLVISLEGALGGLRPGFEETAASLGASPVRVFLTVTLPMVAPGLAAGAALTWARALGEFGATITFAGNLPGTTQTLPLQVYLLLQDSPEAATSLSLLLLAIAMAVLVGLRGRWTAGASSVRVRGADPAAADDGDVAVEPPHRIVTSEAPRDKWALSATVTGYNELTLDAEPGTTIAVVGPNGAGKTTLLRALLGLTPRANAELRLGERDVTALPPHRRGVAWVPQEGALFPHLTALGNTAYGLRAQGVRRAEARAAAREWLDRLGVGHLAHRRPAQLSGGQAQRVALARALAARPRLLLLDEPLAALDQTTRAHVRHTLRRHLDGFGGVCLIVTHDPVEAVSLADRVLVLDEGRTLQDAPPAEVARHPRSPWVARMLGRNAWPGTADAEGNLGLAGEGRLVVADPLGAGTRALAVIAPEAVSVHREKPAGSPRNVWPGTVREITSAGSRLRVLITSDRAPDLVAEITPQAALELGLADGAEVWTSVKATEVSVVEL; encoded by the coding sequence ATGATCCCGAACCGGTCCCGTTCCCGGACCCGTACGCCGCTGACGCTGGCCGTGCCCGCCCTGCTCGCCGTCGCGTTCCTGCTGATGCCGCTCGTCGGCATCCTCGCGCGGACCGAGTGGGGCCGGCTCGGCACGCACCTGACCACGCCCGGGGTCACCCAGGCGCTCAAGCTCTCGCTCGTCGTGTCCTTCTGGGCGCTCGGTCTGTCCCTGCTGCTCGGGGTGCCGCTCGCCTGGCTGCTCGCGAGGGTCGACTTCCGGGGGAAGGCGCTCGTACGGTCCCTCGTGCTGCTGCCGATGGTGCTGCCGCCGACCGTCGGCGGCGTCGCGCTCCTGCTCGGGTTCGGGCGACGCGGGCTGCTCGGGCCCTGGCTGGAGAACACCTTCGGGATCGTGCTGCCCTTCCACACCTCCGGTGCGGTGGTCGCGGCGACGTTCGTGGCGATGCCGTTCCTGGTGATCAGTCTGGAGGGGGCGCTCGGCGGGCTGCGGCCCGGTTTCGAGGAGACGGCGGCGTCCCTCGGGGCCTCTCCCGTACGGGTGTTCCTCACCGTCACGCTGCCGATGGTCGCCCCCGGGCTCGCCGCGGGCGCCGCGCTGACCTGGGCGCGGGCGCTCGGCGAGTTCGGGGCCACGATCACCTTCGCGGGCAACCTGCCGGGCACCACGCAGACCCTGCCGCTCCAGGTGTACCTGCTGCTCCAGGACTCGCCGGAGGCCGCGACCTCGCTCTCGCTGCTGCTCCTCGCCATCGCCATGGCCGTGCTCGTGGGGCTGCGCGGGCGGTGGACGGCGGGGGCCTCCTCCGTACGCGTACGGGGCGCCGATCCCGCGGCGGCGGACGACGGCGACGTGGCCGTGGAGCCGCCGCACCGGATCGTGACGTCCGAGGCGCCGCGGGACAAGTGGGCGCTGAGCGCCACCGTCACCGGCTACAACGAACTCACCCTCGACGCCGAGCCCGGCACCACCATCGCCGTCGTCGGGCCCAACGGCGCGGGCAAGACGACCCTGCTGCGCGCCCTGCTCGGCCTCACCCCGCGCGCCAACGCGGAGCTGCGGCTCGGCGAACGCGACGTCACCGCGCTGCCGCCGCACCGGCGCGGGGTCGCCTGGGTGCCCCAGGAAGGCGCGCTCTTCCCGCACCTGACCGCGCTCGGCAACACGGCGTACGGGCTGCGCGCCCAGGGCGTCCGGCGGGCGGAAGCCCGCGCGGCGGCGCGGGAGTGGCTCGACCGGCTCGGCGTCGGGCACCTCGCGCACCGCAGGCCCGCGCAGTTGTCCGGCGGGCAGGCGCAGCGGGTCGCCCTTGCGCGGGCGCTCGCCGCGCGGCCCCGGCTGCTGCTCCTCGACGAGCCGCTCGCCGCGCTCGACCAGACCACGCGGGCCCATGTGCGGCACACGCTGCGGCGGCACCTCGACGGTTTCGGCGGGGTCTGTCTCATCGTCACGCACGATCCCGTCGAGGCGGTCTCGCTGGCCGACCGGGTCCTCGTACTCGACGAAGGGCGTACGTTGCAGGACGCGCCGCCCGCCGAGGTGGCCAGGCACCCGCGCTCGCCCTGGGTGGCGCGGATGCTCGGCCGCAACGCGTGGCCCGGCACGGCGGACGCCGAGGGGAACCTCGGGCTCGCGGGGGAGGGGCGGCTCGTCGTGGCGGACCCGCTCGGTGCGGGGACGCGGGCGCTGGCCGTCATCGCGCCGGAGGCCGTCTCCGTGCACCGCGAGAAACCGGCGGGCAGCCCGCGCAACGTGTGGCCCGGCACGGTGCGGGAGATCACGTCCGCGGGGAGCAGGCTGCGCGTCCTGATCACCTCGGACCGGGCGCCCGACCTGGTCGCCGAGATCACGCCGCAGGCCGCGCTCGAACTGGGGCTCGCGGACGGGGCCGAGGTGTGGACGAGCGTGAAGGCGACGGAGGTCTCGGTCGTGGAGCTCTGA
- a CDS encoding YihY/virulence factor BrkB family protein produces MALFGRHKNGREEDEPALGTGPDPEVEQAAPDEPTELPARSWWAVMRRTGKEFLDDDLPDRAAALTYYGVLSLFPALLVLVSILGVIGESATRSVLDNLQELAPGAVRDLLGDAVRQLRDSGGTSGVMAIVGLVLAVWSASGYVAAFIRTSNAVYDLPEGRPVWKLTPLRIALTVVLMVLLAASAVIVVFTGPLAERAGDTIGVGDAAVTAWSIAKWPVLLVLVILMIALLFWRAPNVHGPGFRWLSPGSALAVVLWLIASGGFALYVANFGSYNKTYGTLAGVIIFLIWLWLSNLAILLGLEFDAELARQRAISGGMPEDTEPYVEPRDTRKWPRRRSSGPGPAS; encoded by the coding sequence ATGGCACTCTTCGGCAGGCACAAGAACGGTCGCGAGGAAGACGAACCGGCTCTCGGCACGGGACCGGACCCCGAAGTCGAGCAGGCCGCCCCCGACGAGCCCACCGAGCTGCCCGCGCGCTCCTGGTGGGCGGTCATGCGCCGTACCGGCAAGGAGTTCCTGGACGACGACCTGCCCGACCGGGCCGCGGCCCTGACCTACTACGGCGTCCTGTCGCTGTTCCCCGCGCTCCTCGTCCTGGTCTCGATCCTCGGCGTCATCGGGGAGTCGGCGACCCGCTCGGTCCTGGACAACCTCCAGGAACTCGCGCCGGGCGCGGTCCGTGACCTGCTCGGCGACGCCGTGCGACAACTGCGGGACAGCGGCGGCACCAGCGGTGTGATGGCGATCGTGGGTCTGGTGCTCGCCGTGTGGTCCGCCTCCGGGTACGTGGCGGCCTTCATCCGCACCTCCAACGCCGTCTACGACCTCCCGGAGGGGCGCCCGGTGTGGAAGCTGACCCCGCTCCGCATCGCCCTGACGGTGGTCCTGATGGTCCTGCTCGCGGCCAGCGCGGTGATCGTGGTGTTCACCGGCCCGCTCGCCGAGCGCGCCGGTGACACCATCGGCGTGGGCGACGCGGCGGTCACGGCCTGGTCCATCGCGAAGTGGCCCGTCCTGCTGGTCCTGGTGATCCTGATGATCGCGCTGCTCTTCTGGCGCGCCCCCAACGTCCACGGCCCCGGCTTCCGCTGGCTGAGCCCCGGCAGCGCGCTCGCGGTGGTGCTGTGGCTGATCGCGTCGGGCGGCTTCGCGCTCTACGTCGCCAACTTCGGCTCGTACAACAAGACGTACGGCACCCTGGCCGGGGTCATCATCTTCCTGATCTGGCTGTGGCTGTCGAATCTGGCCATTCTGCTGGGGCTGGAATTCGACGCGGAGCTGGCCCGCCAGCGCGCGATCAGCGGCGGCATGCCCGAGGACACGGAGCCCTACGTGGAACCGCGGGACACCCGCAAGTGGCCACGCCGCCGATCCTCCGGGCCGGGCCCGGCCTCCTGA
- a CDS encoding GAF domain-containing protein, with product MPLPAGAEAPLPSVPPLLEAVLTVGTDLELHATLQHIVDSAARLTGAGYGTLTVGTAGAGGPAELYVAGERPPAGPASASDVIGVPIHVHDEAFGDLLLARKERGAFTEDDRQLLKVLAGQAGIAIGNARLFETARQRERWIEGAAAVTTALLTGEEAADALMTVADRARVLAGAAAGVILQPTEAGGMTIVAAATDGAPHGWGTKSWRGAHTGSQRGAHTDPPHTPTHQPPPQAQETRPESRTTPAPTPDTAREAEPGQGAHTDPPHAPTHQPPPQAQETRPESRTTPAPAPDTAREAEPGQDAHTNPPHTPTHQPPPQAQETRPESRTTPAPAPDTARDAEPGQGARTDGPLGPAQPRNAPGAPSPTPPSLSPNDLIGTTIEPGSAVLEQLLGGEPVFIEDSATDPRMTTHVRARFGPSMMLPLQAGGRLIGTLALPRRRGAPAYTAAERLLATQFASQAALALVLADAQQSRQRLAVFEDRDRIARDLHDLVVQRLFATGMMLESTRRRAGSAKVESTLDHAVDELESTIQEVRTAIFALQQPPADAPTTFRGKVLRETAGAAAVLGIQPSTQFAGAVDTQVTEPVAGHLLAALRRALAATSRRTGVSRVDVTVDARATLPDGRTGVRLTVHDDGATDGVEAGTTVTWQAPL from the coding sequence ATGCCCTTGCCCGCAGGAGCGGAAGCACCGCTGCCGTCCGTCCCTCCGCTCCTGGAGGCGGTCCTCACCGTCGGCACCGACCTGGAACTGCACGCCACGCTCCAGCACATCGTGGACAGCGCGGCCCGGCTGACCGGGGCGGGGTACGGCACGCTCACCGTCGGCACGGCGGGCGCGGGGGGCCCGGCGGAGCTGTACGTGGCGGGCGAGAGGCCACCGGCGGGGCCCGCCTCGGCGTCGGACGTCATCGGCGTGCCGATCCACGTCCACGACGAGGCGTTCGGCGACCTGCTGCTCGCGCGCAAGGAGCGGGGCGCTTTCACCGAGGACGACCGGCAGCTCCTGAAGGTCCTGGCGGGCCAGGCGGGCATCGCCATCGGCAACGCGCGCCTGTTCGAGACGGCCCGCCAGCGGGAGCGCTGGATCGAGGGCGCGGCCGCGGTCACCACGGCGCTCCTCACGGGTGAGGAGGCGGCGGACGCGCTGATGACGGTGGCGGACCGCGCGCGCGTGCTCGCGGGCGCGGCGGCGGGCGTGATCCTGCAGCCCACGGAGGCGGGCGGCATGACGATCGTCGCAGCCGCCACGGACGGCGCCCCGCACGGCTGGGGCACGAAGTCCTGGCGGGGCGCCCACACCGGATCCCAGCGGGGCGCCCACACCGACCCCCCACACACCCCGACCCACCAGCCACCCCCTCAAGCACAGGAGACCAGGCCCGAGAGCCGCACCACCCCCGCGCCCACCCCCGACACGGCCCGCGAGGCGGAACCCGGGCAGGGCGCCCACACCGACCCCCCACACGCCCCGACCCACCAGCCACCCCCTCAAGCACAAGAGACCAGGCCCGAGAGCCGCACCACCCCCGCACCCGCCCCCGACACGGCCCGCGAGGCGGAACCCGGGCAGGACGCGCACACCAACCCCCCACACACCCCGACCCACCAGCCACCCCCTCAAGCACAGGAGACCAGGCCCGAGAGCCGCACCACCCCCGCACCCGCCCCGGACACGGCCCGCGACGCGGAACCCGGGCAGGGCGCCCGCACCGACGGCCCTCTCGGCCCGGCCCAGCCGAGGAACGCCCCCGGCGCCCCCAGCCCCACTCCCCCCAGCCTCAGCCCCAACGACCTGATCGGCACCACCATCGAGCCCGGGAGCGCCGTGCTGGAGCAACTGCTCGGTGGGGAGCCCGTGTTCATCGAGGATTCGGCGACCGACCCGCGCATGACCACGCACGTGCGCGCACGGTTCGGGCCCAGCATGATGCTGCCGTTGCAGGCGGGCGGGCGGCTCATCGGGACGCTCGCGCTGCCCCGGCGGCGCGGCGCGCCCGCCTACACCGCCGCCGAGCGGCTGCTCGCCACCCAGTTCGCCTCGCAGGCCGCCCTCGCCCTCGTGCTCGCCGACGCCCAGCAGAGCCGACAGCGGCTCGCCGTCTTCGAGGACCGCGACCGCATCGCGCGGGACCTGCACGACCTGGTCGTCCAGCGCCTCTTCGCGACCGGCATGATGCTGGAGTCGACCCGCCGCAGGGCGGGATCGGCCAAGGTCGAGTCCACCCTCGACCACGCCGTGGACGAGCTGGAGTCGACCATCCAGGAAGTCCGTACGGCCATCTTCGCGCTCCAGCAGCCGCCCGCCGACGCCCCGACAACCTTCCGGGGCAAGGTCCTGCGCGAGACGGCGGGCGCGGCCGCCGTGCTCGGCATCCAGCCGTCGACGCAGTTCGCGGGCGCCGTCGACACACAGGTCACGGAGCCGGTGGCGGGCCACCTCCTCGCGGCCCTGCGCCGCGCCCTCGCCGCCACGTCCCGGCGCACCGGCGTCAGCCGCGTCGACGTCACGGTCGACGCGCGGGCGACGCTGCCGGACGGCAGGACCGGCGTACGCCTGACGGTGCACGACGACGGCGCCACGGACGGCGTGGAGGCGGGCACGACGGTGACCTGGCAGGCGCCGCTGTAG
- the modA gene encoding molybdate ABC transporter substrate-binding protein, with protein sequence MSPKHSALTARRGAAAVVTAALLVPLAACGNDDDDASKKGGGGKDVNLTVLAASSLTDVFATAEKVYEKEYPGTRLTISPAGSQELAAQVKQGSPADVLVTADTKTMDGLKGETGTPTVIAKNRLVIATREGNPDRVKTLKDLANSKLKVVLADDTVPVGRYSKQVLDAQKITVKPVSKEANVRSVLSKVELGEADAGIVYKTDAATATDKVDAVEIPDDQNAVASYPAATLKGSKNGDAAAAFVKWLSTPEAQKILRDAGFQKP encoded by the coding sequence ATGTCCCCGAAGCACTCCGCGCTCACCGCCCGCCGCGGTGCCGCCGCCGTCGTGACCGCCGCCCTGCTCGTCCCGCTCGCCGCCTGCGGCAACGATGACGACGACGCGAGCAAGAAGGGCGGGGGCGGCAAGGACGTGAACCTCACCGTTCTCGCCGCCTCGTCGCTCACCGACGTCTTCGCCACCGCCGAGAAGGTGTACGAGAAGGAGTACCCCGGCACCAGGCTGACGATCTCCCCGGCCGGGTCCCAGGAGCTCGCCGCGCAGGTCAAGCAGGGGTCGCCCGCCGATGTCCTGGTGACCGCCGACACCAAGACCATGGACGGGCTCAAGGGCGAGACCGGCACGCCCACCGTCATCGCCAAGAACCGGCTCGTGATCGCCACGCGCGAGGGCAATCCGGACAGGGTCAAGACGCTCAAGGACCTCGCGAACAGCAAGCTGAAGGTCGTCCTCGCCGACGACACCGTGCCCGTCGGGCGCTACAGCAAGCAGGTGCTCGACGCGCAGAAGATCACCGTGAAGCCCGTCTCCAAGGAGGCGAACGTCCGGTCCGTGCTCAGCAAGGTCGAGCTCGGCGAGGCCGACGCGGGCATCGTCTACAAGACGGACGCCGCCACCGCGACCGACAAGGTCGACGCCGTGGAGATCCCCGACGACCAGAACGCCGTCGCCTCGTACCCGGCCGCGACCCTCAAGGGCTCGAAGAACGGCGACGCCGCCGCCGCGTTCGTGAAGTGGCTGAGCACGCCCGAGGCGCAGAAGATCCTGCGGGACGCGGGCTTCCAGAAGCCGTAG
- a CDS encoding TOBE domain-containing protein: MQSYTIGQAARLLGVSPDTARRWADAGRVATHRDEGGRRLIDGQDLAAFSVEVGQNGGGAGEEEVSYTSARNAFPGIVTAVKLGDVAAQVEIQAGPHRLVSLLTREAVEELGLEVGMQATARVKSTNVHIDRT, translated from the coding sequence ATGCAGTCCTACACGATTGGGCAGGCCGCGCGTCTGCTCGGTGTCAGTCCCGATACCGCTCGGCGATGGGCGGATGCCGGTCGGGTCGCCACGCACCGCGATGAAGGCGGGCGCCGACTCATCGACGGGCAGGACCTCGCCGCCTTCTCCGTCGAGGTCGGGCAGAACGGGGGCGGTGCGGGTGAGGAGGAGGTCTCGTACACCTCCGCCCGCAACGCCTTTCCCGGCATCGTCACCGCCGTGAAGCTCGGTGACGTGGCCGCCCAGGTGGAGATCCAGGCCGGGCCCCACCGGCTGGTCTCGCTGTTGACCCGGGAGGCGGTGGAGGAGCTCGGCCTGGAGGTCGGGATGCAGGCCACGGCCCGGGTGAAGTCCACCAACGTGCACATCGACAGGACCTGA
- a CDS encoding rod shape-determining protein, whose amino-acid sequence MTVSLEQLRRCHIAVDLGAARTRVFVKGAGLVVDEPSAAAVNTRTGALIAVGQFAEQMTGRTPGYIRVVRPVSGGTVVDIEMAQRMLRHLLGEKLRRTLRRKPRLRAAACTPHDADPLAQRAAVETMVGLGARRVELVDTLIAAAVGCGLPVERPEATMILVCGAATTQVAVLSLGSIVTAQRIPVGGEAIDHAIVQHLRHQHELMLPSQSVRPLQLALSGNGLTPHGPESTEIHGRDVATGLARSVQVDTAAVRDAIHTPLTAVLDGIGKVLRDCPPDLVADLADRGIMMVGGSALLPGLDQMLRDATGMPVHIAERPDVCAVLGLGAMLEGKIQPLVLDPLSG is encoded by the coding sequence ATGACCGTCAGTCTGGAGCAGTTGCGCCGCTGCCATATCGCCGTCGACCTGGGGGCCGCTCGCACACGCGTGTTCGTGAAGGGCGCGGGTCTCGTCGTCGACGAGCCGAGCGCCGCGGCCGTGAACACACGGACGGGCGCGCTCATCGCCGTCGGCCAGTTCGCGGAGCAGATGACGGGGCGTACGCCCGGCTACATCCGGGTCGTCAGGCCCGTCTCCGGCGGCACGGTCGTCGACATCGAGATGGCCCAGCGGATGCTCCGTCACCTCCTCGGCGAGAAGCTCCGCCGCACCCTGCGCCGCAAGCCGAGGCTGCGCGCCGCCGCCTGCACCCCGCACGACGCGGACCCGCTCGCCCAGCGTGCCGCCGTCGAGACGATGGTCGGACTCGGGGCGCGCCGGGTCGAGCTGGTGGACACGCTCATCGCGGCGGCGGTCGGCTGCGGGCTGCCCGTGGAGCGGCCGGAGGCGACGATGATCCTGGTCTGCGGCGCCGCGACGACCCAGGTCGCGGTGCTCTCGCTCGGCTCGATCGTGACGGCCCAGCGCATTCCCGTGGGCGGCGAGGCCATCGACCACGCGATCGTGCAACACCTGCGCCACCAGCACGAGTTGATGCTGCCTTCGCAGTCCGTACGGCCCCTCCAGCTCGCGCTGAGCGGCAACGGCCTGACCCCGCACGGGCCGGAGTCCACGGAGATCCACGGCCGGGACGTCGCAACGGGCCTCGCGCGCTCGGTCCAGGTGGACACGGCCGCCGTGCGCGACGCGATCCACACCCCGCTCACCGCCGTGCTCGACGGCATCGGCAAGGTGCTGCGCGACTGCCCGCCCGACCTGGTGGCCGACCTCGCCGACCGGGGAATCATGATGGTCGGCGGCAGCGCACTGCTTCCCGGCCTCGACCAGATGCTGCGGGATGCGACCGGAATGCCCGTACATATCGCGGAAAGGCCGGATGTGTGCGCGGTGCTCGGGCTCGGTGCGATGCTGGAGGGCAAGATCCAGCCGCTGGTCCTGGACCCGCTGTCCGGCTGA